The genome window GGAAGGAAAATCGTCTCGAAACTCCAACTCTTTCATGCCCAGAGCCAAGATTGAATAGGGAGAATAGACCCCTTCTGTCCCATCTTCACGGTAGAGTTTAAAATCCTTTATGGTATCCAGATTCTTCTTAACCAGCGCAAACCCAACTTTCTTTGCCAGACGGATGACTTGCCTACCCAGAGCATCTCTCCACTTGTAGAAGGTCCCTTGGTGCGGTTTCCATCCTCCTAGATATGCAGGGGTAGTCGTGCGACTTTCAATCGCTACCGGACTTGGAATGGTCGTAATCCAGGGAATGCCCAAACGATCTGCTAAAACTCCAGCAGGAGCGGCTACAAAATCTGCAATAATCAAGTCTGGTTGTCCTTCAGAGTCCCAAATTCGATTTATCTCGTTGAAAACTTCAGGAATCAGTTTGCTATTAGCCCCTAATTGTTGGTACATGATAAAGAGATTTGCTTGCTTGGCTGTATTGGCTATATCTTCCATGACTGTCGGACGGTCAGGAAACAAGGCAAGGCAGTCAAAACCAATCTGCTCGACCAATTCCTTTTTTTGAAAACCTGTGATGACTCGAACCTGAAAACGAGGATCCTCCAGCAAGGGCTTGACCAAAGTCAAAGTCGGAAATAAATGACCACTAAAGGGGACGCTAATCACATCGATTTTTATCACTTTGTCTAATCCAGTCATAAATGATTCCTTTCACATCTTCTCTGTAT of Streptococcus sp. S5 contains these proteins:
- a CDS encoding glycosyltransferase, which produces MTGLDKVIKIDVISVPFSGHLFPTLTLVKPLLEDPRFQVRVITGFQKKELVEQIGFDCLALFPDRPTVMEDIANTAKQANLFIMYQQLGANSKLIPEVFNEINRIWDSEGQPDLIIADFVAAPAGVLADRLGIPWITTIPSPVAIESRTTTPAYLGGWKPHQGTFYKWRDALGRQVIRLAKKVGFALVKKNLDTIKDFKLYREDGTEGVYSPYSILALGMKELEFRDDFPSQLKWVGYRCLSFDRLPQEQKQYFTSSKKRVLVTCGTHLKWEKERMVELAKLLSQEHPDYVFYVTLGDPSGLEHPPRMLSDNLLIFDYLPYSDVLDQMDFAIHHAGAGILMGCIEEGIPSLILPQDYDQFDNAVRAELFQVGLVSRKKTDSEVLRLFNELVSREDWSHLKDLAQKSKAYQPTKILYQEIERLLKVKL